A single region of the Dryobates pubescens isolate bDryPub1 chromosome 11, bDryPub1.pri, whole genome shotgun sequence genome encodes:
- the EXTL2 gene encoding exostosin-like 2 isoform X1, translated as MEQKSLQQLRSFNRNQFLKFLTCILCLVPLCAYTCICFPFCQAAKQDEKNKMLCLKTSNTTDSKTTNNCPVKTKGEIQFYLATMRYFHLCKLPGRVMGIRLLRFTSVVIVVLLLVAGALTALLPNIKDDKMPNLRREPKSQSQSLLDSFTLIMQTYNRTDLLLKLLNHYQAIPHLHKVIVVWNNIGEKIPEEMWNSLGPHPVPVVFKVQTVNRMRNRLQNFPELETKAVLMMDDDTLVSAHDLAFAFSVWQQFPEHIVGFVPRKHISTPSGVYSYGSFELQNPGFGNGDQYSMVLIGAAFFHSGYLEDFQRQPEAVYTLIDETQNCDDIAMNFLVSKHTGKPSGVFVKPVDIRNLEKDTNSGYSGMWHRAEHLLQRSYCVNKLVNIYDGMPLKYSNIMISQFGFPNYANHKNKM; from the exons ATGGAACAAAAATCTCTCCAACAACTTAGGAGCTTTAACAGAAACCAATTTCTTAAGTTTCTGACCTGCATCTTGTGCCTTGTTCCTTTATGTGCTTACACTtgtatttgctttcctttctgccaAGCTGCCAAACAAGATGAGAAGAACAAAATGCTGTGTCTTAAAACCTCTAACACAACTG ATTCAAAGACCACAAACAACTGTCCTgtaaaaacaaagggggaaaTACAGTTCTACTTGGCAACAATGAG gtattttcacTTGTGTAAGCTTCCAGGAAGAGTTATGGGAATCCGCCTACTACGCTTCACTTCTGTGGTGATCGTTGTCTTGCTTCTTGTGGCAGGTGCTTTAACAGCTTTGCTTCCCAATATCAAAGATGACAAAATGCCCAATCTGAGAAGGGAACCAAAATCCCAGAGTCAGTCTCTCTTGGATTCATTTACTCTTATTATGCAGACATATAATAGAACTGACTTGCTGCTAAAACTTCTAAATCATTATCAAGCCATCCCCCACCTACATAAAGTAATTGTTGTATGGAACAACATTGGTGAGAAGATACCAGAGGAAATGTGGAATTCCTTGgggcctcatcctgtccctgttGTGTTTAAAGTTCAAACTGTAAATCGCATGAGGAATAGACTTCAGAATTTCCCTGAGCTGGAAACAAAAG ctgtGTTAATGATGGATGATGATACACTAGTCAGTGCTCATGaccttgcttttgccttttccGTTTGGCAG caaTTTCCAGAGCATATAGTTGGATTTGTTCCAAGAAAGCACATTTCTACTCCTTCAGGTGTATACAGTTATGGCAGCTTCGAATTGCAGAACCCTGGATTTGGAAATGGAGATCAGTATTCTATGGTTCTTATTGGTGCAGCATTTTTTCATAGTGGGTATTTAGAAGACTTTCAAAGACAGCCAGAAGCTGTTTACACCTTAATAGATGAAACTCAAAATTGTGATGATATCGCCATGAATTTTCTGGTATCAAAGCATACTGGAAAGCCTTCAGGAGTGTTTGTGAAGCCAGTTGATATTAGAAATTTAGAAAAAGACACGAACAGTGGCTATTCTGGAATGTGGCACCGAGCAGAGCATTTGTTACAGAGATCTTACTGTGTAAATAAACTGGTTAATATTTATGATGGCATGCCTTTAAAATATTCTAATATCATGATTTCTCAGTTTGGTTTCCCTAATTATGCCAAtcacaaaaataaaatgtaa
- the EXTL2 gene encoding exostosin-like 2 isoform X2, which translates to MRYFHLCKLPGRVMGIRLLRFTSVVIVVLLLVAGALTALLPNIKDDKMPNLRREPKSQSQSLLDSFTLIMQTYNRTDLLLKLLNHYQAIPHLHKVIVVWNNIGEKIPEEMWNSLGPHPVPVVFKVQTVNRMRNRLQNFPELETKAVLMMDDDTLVSAHDLAFAFSVWQQFPEHIVGFVPRKHISTPSGVYSYGSFELQNPGFGNGDQYSMVLIGAAFFHSGYLEDFQRQPEAVYTLIDETQNCDDIAMNFLVSKHTGKPSGVFVKPVDIRNLEKDTNSGYSGMWHRAEHLLQRSYCVNKLVNIYDGMPLKYSNIMISQFGFPNYANHKNKM; encoded by the exons ATGAG gtattttcacTTGTGTAAGCTTCCAGGAAGAGTTATGGGAATCCGCCTACTACGCTTCACTTCTGTGGTGATCGTTGTCTTGCTTCTTGTGGCAGGTGCTTTAACAGCTTTGCTTCCCAATATCAAAGATGACAAAATGCCCAATCTGAGAAGGGAACCAAAATCCCAGAGTCAGTCTCTCTTGGATTCATTTACTCTTATTATGCAGACATATAATAGAACTGACTTGCTGCTAAAACTTCTAAATCATTATCAAGCCATCCCCCACCTACATAAAGTAATTGTTGTATGGAACAACATTGGTGAGAAGATACCAGAGGAAATGTGGAATTCCTTGgggcctcatcctgtccctgttGTGTTTAAAGTTCAAACTGTAAATCGCATGAGGAATAGACTTCAGAATTTCCCTGAGCTGGAAACAAAAG ctgtGTTAATGATGGATGATGATACACTAGTCAGTGCTCATGaccttgcttttgccttttccGTTTGGCAG caaTTTCCAGAGCATATAGTTGGATTTGTTCCAAGAAAGCACATTTCTACTCCTTCAGGTGTATACAGTTATGGCAGCTTCGAATTGCAGAACCCTGGATTTGGAAATGGAGATCAGTATTCTATGGTTCTTATTGGTGCAGCATTTTTTCATAGTGGGTATTTAGAAGACTTTCAAAGACAGCCAGAAGCTGTTTACACCTTAATAGATGAAACTCAAAATTGTGATGATATCGCCATGAATTTTCTGGTATCAAAGCATACTGGAAAGCCTTCAGGAGTGTTTGTGAAGCCAGTTGATATTAGAAATTTAGAAAAAGACACGAACAGTGGCTATTCTGGAATGTGGCACCGAGCAGAGCATTTGTTACAGAGATCTTACTGTGTAAATAAACTGGTTAATATTTATGATGGCATGCCTTTAAAATATTCTAATATCATGATTTCTCAGTTTGGTTTCCCTAATTATGCCAAtcacaaaaataaaatgtaa